In one window of Helianthus annuus cultivar XRQ/B chromosome 17, HanXRQr2.0-SUNRISE, whole genome shotgun sequence DNA:
- the LOC110876070 gene encoding uncharacterized protein LOC110876070, with protein MYVSLLIVISFDRVEAVIPVVTQDQAKQRRKIRKLLLDKKKSNLAGSSSGSINNNVLTDDSITIPSVSRIVTREVSVFSEDNSRLRELILDNKRSHTRPSISDTNINLPTSYPSNSTPKVIADVTTTRPFRPRTVIPIVSQDEAKQSRKIRKLLLDNKRCKLHGCPSEDVSNNATTNDLITTHDNSRLRVDILDSKRSDTRHIISFTNINLLASSPTESIPNVISNVTETTPLMPTSNVSCITNNGTQPTNCTPRHISFNLTSFTGTSTMLQNSSLERLSSGKRKLISTPRITSPIPIIDFNTEEIVDQDPFKGLSKDYLDHGDQCVTCEVCNAKLWDAEKGRGRRKDGKMCYFLCCSYGIVELPDYKDARGSYRILFSKKNNESKHFLKNIRRYNSMFAFTSMGGKVDSTVNRGNAPFCYRISGENYHSIGSLMPNNGAQPKFCQLYIYDTENELANRQAIFSRSEDSSSSYSATLDRKLIEHIKDVLDNDNELLRLIGTRGKDGRRYNLPTAGEIAALIVGDIENVIDNRDIVVETQTGTLKRISELHPSYLALQYPILFPYGDDGYRIDIPHRGVIDVVNKKRPNCTMREFFAYRMQDRINQFSLILNSRRLFQQFLVDAYTMIESERLSYIRYQQKDLRSDTYESLRKLKTHGQDDISKAGKRIFLPSSFTGGARYMMQNYLDAMALCKCFGYPDFFITITCNPKWPEVQRFLKDTNLSPEDRPDILSRLFKIKLDSICKDLKKNHLFGKASAVVYTIEFQKRGLPHAHLCLFMEPESKLPTVDHVDGFICAEIPDRNEDPELFMLVKEYMIHGPCGNARLSSPCMVDRKCSKGFPKDFQDHTTLDSNGFPLYRRRNNGALVVKNKIDLDNRSVVPYNKKLLKRYQAHINVEWCNQAASIKYLFKYINKGPDRATIAVVQSDNQSDEQVQDEIKEYYDCRYISACEASWRIFANEVHYRRPSVMRLPFHLPGQQPVVFGPDEDINYVLNKPSVKSSMFLSWMERNKDPNDTLARTLTYVQFPNFCVWKLDKRVWEPRQRKTVIGRIHSVPPSLGEAYFLRILLNKVRGPTSFDDIKIVNGHVYDTYRDACYALGLLDDDSEYVEAIKEASLSGSASYIRNLFCTMLLSSSLSRPEVVWESSWKYMTEDFLYRLQKYHRVTALSIPEHQLKNYALCEIEKFLLRNNSSLQRFQTMPFPDMSSSGSSDSRLIFEERAYDITHLGNLYDSQLTMLTDEQRSVFEEIMAAVNGDNGGIFFLYGYGGTGKTFLWKTLSAAIRSKGQIVLNVASSGIASLLLDGGRTAHSRFHIPLNLTEDSVCNIKPENDVSKLLHETKLIIWDEAPMVHKHAFEALDRTMNDVFNIDQSVNSDIRFGGKVIVFGGDFRQILPVVPNGGRQEIVNASLSSSYLWSKCKLLRLTRNMRLTVGRSTEEIEEINTFAKWLLDLGEGNVGGPNDGEATIEIPQDLLITDESDPIAALIDFVYPSILQNINNHNYFSERAILAPKNDVVHEINDRLLSMFPGEEREYLSSDSLCPTEDVNATQQRIYSPDVLNGLKISGLPNHRLVLKVGVPVMLLRNIDQRNGLCNGTRLQVKKLYNRVIEAEIISGANIGTSTYIPRINLIPSDKKIPFAFQRRQFHFPYVLR; from the exons ATGTATGTTTCATTATTAATTGTGATATCCTTTGATCGTGTCGAAGCTGTTATCCCCGTTGTTACTCAAGATCAGGCGAAACAGAGGCGTAAAATAAGGAAATTATTGTTGGATAAGAAGAAATCTAATTTAGCTGGATCTTCATCAGGTTCTATCAATAATAATGTCCTAACCGATGATTCGATAACAATTCCGTCTGTTTCGCGTATTGTTACAAGAGAAGTATCGGTTTTCTCAGAAG ATAACAGCCGATTAAGGGAATTGATTTTGGATAATAAGAGATCTCATACGAGACCCAGCATATCAGACACCAATATAAATTTACCGACTTCTTATCCATCCAATTCAACTCCAAAGGTCATTGCTGATGTTACGACAACCCGACCATTCAGGCCACGAA CTGTTATTCCCATTGTTAGTCAAGATGAGGCAAAACAAAGTCGGAAAATAAGGAAATTATTATTGGATAACAAGAGGTGTAAATTACATGGATGTCCATCAGAAGATGTCAGTAATAATGCCACAACAAATGATTTGATAACAACTCATG aTAACAGCCGATTAAGGGTAGATATTTTGGATAGTAAAAGATCTGATACGAGACACATCATATCATTCACTAATATAAATTTACTGGCTTCTTCTCCAACCGAGTCAATTCCAAATGTCATCTCTAATGTTACCGAAACCACACCATTGATGCCAACAA GTAATGTTAGTTGTATTACTAACAATGGCACTCAACCAACAAACTGTACTCCGCGTCATATTTCTTTTAACCTGACATCATTCACCGGCACCTCCACTATGCTTCAAAATTCATCTTTGGAAAGGTTGTCATCCGGAAAACGAAAGTTAATTAGCACACCACGAATTACATCTCCAATACCAATTATTGATTTCAATACAGAGGAAATTGTAGATCAAGATCCGTTCAAGGGTCTCTCAAAAG ATTATTTGGATCATGGTGACCAATGCGTTACCTGTGAAGTATGTAATGCAAAGTTATGGGACGCAGAAaaaggaagaggaagaagaaaggatGGGAAAATGTGTTATTTCTTATGTTGTTCTTACGGCATAGTAGAGCTTCCAGATTACAAAGATGCCAGAGGAAGTTATCGTATCCTatttagtaaaaaaaataatgaaagcAAGCATTTTTTGAAGAATATTCGGCGTTACAATTCCATGTTTGCATTTACTTCAATGGGTGGTAAGGTTGATTCAACGGTTAATAGAGGCAATGCACCGTTTTGCTATAGAATAAGTGGAGAAAATTACCATTCAATTGGAAGTCTTATGCCAAACAACGGAGCGCAACCAAAATTTTGCCAACTATACATATATGATACTGAGAACGAACTTGCAAACAGGCAAGCGATATTTAG TCGTTCAGAGGATTCATCGTCTTCTTATTCTGCTACTCTTGATCGTAAGTTAATAGAACATATAAAAGATGTTTTAGATAACGACAATGAGTTG CTTCGCCTAATTGGAACAAGAGGAAAAGATGGTCGGAGGTATAACTTACCAACGGCGGGTGAGATTGCCGCTCTCATTGTTGGAGATATAGAAAATGTAATTGACAATAGAGATATTGTTGTTGAGACTCAAACTGGTACACTGAAGAGAATTAGTGAGTTGCACCCGTCATATCTCGCACTACAGTATCCGATTTTGTTTCCATACGGAGATGATGGCTACCGAATTGATATCCCTCACAGAGGTGTCATTGATGTTGTTAATAAGAAACGTCCAAATTGTACTATGAGAGAGTTCTTTGCTTATCGTATGCAGGATCGGATAAATCAGTTTTCGTTAATCTTGAATTCCAGGAGGTTATTCCAGCAGTTCTTGGTTGATGCTTATACTATGATAGAGAGTGAGAGACTTAGCTATATACGATATCAACAAAAAGATCTTAGGTCTGACACATATGAAAGCCTCCGTAAATTAAAAACACATGGTCAAGATGATATATCTAAGGCTGGAAAACGTATCTTCTTGCCATCTTCCTTTACTGGTGGAGCACgatatatgatgcaaaactaTTTAGACGCTATGGCTTTGTGTAAATGCTTTGGTTATCCGGATTTTTTTATAACCATAACATGCAATCCCAAATGGCCAGAAGTACAACGCTTTCTCAAAGACACCAATCTCAGTCCGGAAGATAGGCCTGATATCCTCTCCAGATTGTTCAAAATTAAGCTTGATTCAATTTGCAAAGATTTAAAAAAGAACCATCTATTTGGCAAAGCTTCAGCAG TTGTTTACACAATCGAGTTTCAAAAACGTGGTTTGCCTCATGCCCATTTATGCTTATTCATGGAGCCTGAATCGAAATTACCTACGGTGGACCATGTTGATGGATTTATATGCGCAGAAATACCTGACAGAAATGAAGATCCAGAATTATTCATGCTTGTGAAAGAATATATGATACACGGTCCATGTGGTAATGCAAGGTTGAGTTCTCCATGTATGGTTGATAGGAAGTGTTCAAAAGGCTTTCCCAAAGACTTTCAAGATCATACTACACTAGATTCAAACGGCTTTCCTTTATACAGAAGGAGAAACAATGGCGCTTTAGTTGTGAAAAATAAAATTGACCTTGATAACAGAAGTGTCGTACCGTACAATAAAAAATTATTGAAAAGGTATCAAGCTCATATAAATGTTGAATGGTGCAATCAGGCCGCTTCGATAAAGTATCTGTTTAAATACATTAATAAAGGACCTGACCGAGCGACTATAGCCGTTGTTCAAAGCGATAATCAATCTGACGAACAAGTACAAGACGAGATAAAAGAGTATTATGATTGTCGATATATTTCAGCTTGCGAAGCATCTTGGAGGATATTTGCCAATGAAGTGCATTATAGACGACCTTCTGTTATGAGACTTCCGTTCCATCTACCTGGCCAACAACCTGTTGTTTTCGGTCCTGATGAGGATATTAACTATGTTCTAAACAAACCATCTGTTAAATCTTCAATGTTTCTCTCATGGATGGAACGTAATAAAGACCCAAATGACACGTTGGCCCGTACACTTACATATGTTCAGTTTCCCAATTTTTGTGTTTGGAAGCTTGATAAGCGAGTATGGGAACCTAGACAAAGGAAAACAGTTATTGGCAGGATTCATTCCGTACCTCCGTCACTTGGTGAAGCTTATTTTTTGAGAATTCTTCTTAACAAGGTCAGAGGACCAACATCGTTCGATGACATTAAAATAGTTAATGGTCATGTTTACGATACATATAGAGATGCTTGCTACGCGCTCGGTCTTTTGGATGATGACTCCGAGTATGTGGAGGCAATAAAGGAAGCAAGTTTATCAGGAAGTGCTTCATATATTCGTAATTTATTTTGTACCATGCTGTTATCGAGTAGTCTTTCTAGACCTGAGGTTGTTTGGGAAAGTTCATGGAAATACATGACAGAAGATTTTTTATATAGACTTCAGAAATACCATCGAGTTACAG CGTTATCAATTCCGGAGCACCAACTGAAAAACTATGCTTTGTGCGAGATTGAGAAGTTTTTACTGCGAAATAATTCATCCTTGCAAAGATTTCAAACAATGCCATTTCCAGATATGTCGTCTTCAGGCAGTTCAGATAGTCGTTTGATATTTGAGGAGCGGGCGTATGATATAACACATCTTGGAAATCTGTACGATAGTCAGTTGACAATGTTAACTGATGAACAACGCTCTGTCTTTGAAGAAATTATGGCAGCAGTGAATGGTGATAACGGTGGGATTTTTTTCCTTTACGGCTATGGTGGAACAGGTAAAACATTTTTATGGAAGACATTATCCGCTGCAATTAGATCAAAAGGTCAAATCGTTTTAAATGTGGCTTCAAGTGGAATTGCATCGTTGTTGTTAGATGGTGGCAGGACAGCACATTCCAGGTTTCACATACCTTTGAATCTTACTGAAGACTCTGTATGTAATATAAAACCGGAAAATGACGTGTCTAAATTACTGCATGAGACGAAATTAATAATTTGGGATGAAGCACCTATGGTACACAAACATGCATTCGAAGCGCTCGATAGAACAATGAATGACGTTTTCAACATCGACCAATCTGTCAATTCAGACATCAGGTTTGGAGGTAAGGTAATTGTTTTTGGTGGCGATTTCAGACAAATATTACCTGTCGTTCCAAACGGTGGAAGACAAGAGATTGTTAATGCCTCCTTATCTTCATCTTACTTGTGGAGTAAATGTAAATTGCTAAGATTAACAAGAAACATGAGGTTAACCGTTGGAAGGTCGAcggaagaaattgaagaaataAACACTTTTGCGAAATGGCTTTTGGATTTGGGTGAGGGTAATGTTGGTGGTCCAAATGATGGGGAAGCAACTATTGAAATACCACAAGATCTTCTAATTACTGATGAATCTGACCCAATTGCAGCTTTAATTGATTTTGTTTATCCATCAATCTtgcaaaacatcaacaaccataaTTATTTTAGTGAGCGTGCTATACTTGCACCGAAGAATGATGTTGTGCATGAGATTAATGACAGGTTGCTATCAATGTTTCCTGGTGAAGAAAGAGAGTATCTTAGCTCTGATAGTCTTTGTCCAACCGAAGATGTAAATGCTACACAACAAAGAATATACTCTCCGGATGTGCTCAATGGACTTAAAATTTCTGGCTTACCAAATCATAGGTTGGTGCTAAAAGTTGGTGTTCCAGTAATGTTATTACGAAATATTGACCAACGGAATGGTTTGTGCAACGGTACAAGGCTACAAGTAAAAAAGTTGTACAACCGTGTAATAGAAGCCGAGATAATATCTGGTGCAAATATTGGTACTTCCACATATATACCTCGGATTAATTTGATCCCTTCTGATAAAAAGATTCCTTTTGCTTTTCAAAGGAGGCAATTCCACTTTCCGTATGTTTTGCGATGA
- the LOC110888928 gene encoding putative F-box/kelch-repeat protein At3g17280, producing the protein MEKIGMEMVVEEIFSRLPAKAVDRFKILSKYFCKELSTHNFELKHSRRAGNSLKKKLLSLKYESIVVDDIIGGNLELDTSKTITFTYDIHPSYLRIISSFNGLLLVCNERILCELMLWNPTTGRYKLISDDYFNHRFDRNSDTGGMYFDQFDDLKVLHIKCCRNVGTARVYSRRLDSWRKIDFLKDSKLASSSYSWSPATYCGKTIYFMVSNYWFPPGERNIVTFDVISESFSVLCFPERMEVNPCQGHFLSISNNLHVIVVGRAVELKADLYKLEHDDWVKVFSFDNPHILDYQARMQRTNIIQDKKWLITSIWGDFVEVDLCNEAFNYLQHVDNYNGPKGALFIETTVSPFEYKL; encoded by the coding sequence ATGGAAAAGATTGGCATGGAAATGGTTGTCGAAGAAATTTTTTCAAGGCTCCCTGCAAAAGCTGTAGATCGATTCAAAATTCTTTCCAAATATTTTTGTAAGGAACTTTCGACTCATAATTTTGAGTTGAAGCATTCTCGCCGGGCTGGAAATTCACTAAAAAAGAAATTATTGTCCTTGAAATATGAGTCGATAGTCGTTGACGATATAATAGGTGGTAATTTGGAACTCGATACGAGCAAAACAATAACTTTCACATACGATATCCACCCTTCCTACTTACGTATTATATCGTCTTTTAACGGTCTGTTGTTGGTTTGCAATGAAAGAATTTTATGTGAGCTTATGCTTTGGAACCCAACAACGGGCCGCTATAAGTTGATATCCGACGACTACTTTAATCATCGTTTTGATCGTAACTCTGATACCGGTGGAATGTACTTTGACCAGTTCGACGATCTCAAAGTGCTTCACATAAAGTGTTGCCGTAACGTTGGTACTGCCCGTGTATACTCACGACGTCTTGACTCTTGGAGAAAAATTGATTTCCTTAAGGATTCTAAACTGGCTTCATCGTCTTATTCATGGTCTCCTGCAACTTATTGCggcaaaaccatatatttcatggtttcaaattattggttTCCTCCTGGGGAGAGGAACATAGTTACTTTTGATGTTATTTCTGAATCTTTCAGCGTACTTTGTTTTCCCGAGCGTATGGAAGTCAATCCCTGTCAAGGACATTTTCTAAGCATTTCGAACAACCTACATGTGATTGTCGTTGGACGTGCTGTTGAACTAAAGGCTGATTTGTACAAATTAGAACATGATGATTGGGTGAAGGTTTTTTCTTTCGATAACCCTCACATACTTGATTATCAGGCAAGGATGCAAAGGACAAATATAATTCAAGACAAAAAGTGGTTGATAACAAGTATTTGGGGTGATTTTGTTGAAGTTGACTTGTGCAATGAAGCTTTCAActacctccaacatgttgacaactacaacGGTCCGAAAGGGGCGTTATTTATCGAGACCACCGTTTCTCCATTCGAATATAAATTATGA